Proteins encoded together in one Phyllostomus discolor isolate MPI-MPIP mPhyDis1 chromosome 6, mPhyDis1.pri.v3, whole genome shotgun sequence window:
- the FXYD2 gene encoding sodium/potassium-transporting ATPase subunit gamma isoform X2 — MFWGLSPGKGLRLFIYIISSPTTTLQGGSPKGDVDPFYYDYETVRNGGLIFAALAFVVGLIIILSKRLRCRGKKKHRPVGEDEL, encoded by the exons ATGTTCTG GGGACTGAGCCCAGGGAAGGGATTACG GCTTTTTATCTACATCATCTCAAGTCCTACAACAACTCTGCAAG GTGGCAGCCCCAAGGGGGATGTGGACCCATTCTACTATG ACTATGAGACTGTCCGCAATGGGGGCCTGATCTTCGCTGCTCTGGCCTTCGTGGTGGGGCTCATCATCATTCTCA gCAAAAGACTCCGCTGCAGGGGCAAAAAGAAGCATCG GCCAGTCGGTGAAGATGAGCTGTAA
- the FXYD2 gene encoding sodium/potassium-transporting ATPase subunit gamma isoform X1 produces MPLFPSRPSAAGTSQLSPTWTQLAAPAMDRWYLGGSPKGDVDPFYYDYETVRNGGLIFAALAFVVGLIIILSKRLRCRGKKKHRPVGEDEL; encoded by the exons ATGCCACTCTTTCCATCCAGGCCCTCAGCAGCAGGCACCTCACAACTCTCTCCCACCTGGACACAGCTAGCAGCTCCTGCCATGGACAGGTGGTACCTGG GTGGCAGCCCCAAGGGGGATGTGGACCCATTCTACTATG ACTATGAGACTGTCCGCAATGGGGGCCTGATCTTCGCTGCTCTGGCCTTCGTGGTGGGGCTCATCATCATTCTCA gCAAAAGACTCCGCTGCAGGGGCAAAAAGAAGCATCG GCCAGTCGGTGAAGATGAGCTGTAA